The Terriglobales bacterium region TGGGTGTCGGTCGCGCCGTCCGGCAGGTTGACGTCGATGGACGACGGCGGCTTGAACGCCGGGTAGTTGTGCTGCTGGTGCAGCGAGATGGTGAAGACGCCGTGGGCGGGCGTGTCGGAGTGCGCGGGGCTGGTGGGGGAGTGCGAGGGCAGAGGCGCGTGCGGGTCGTTGACCGGCGGGAAGATGGCGGCGGTGCCGTTGCCGTCGTGAACGTCGCAGTCGACGGTCATCGCGCGCCGGATCTTGCCGTCCTTCTGCAGGCGGCGGATAGCGACGGCGACGTCGTGGATCATGCAGAAGCCTTCGCCATGGTCGGGAAAGGCGTGGTGGAACCCGCCGCCCACGTTGAAGGCGACGCCATCCTGGAGCGCGAGCTCGGCGGCGCGGATGGAGCCGCCCGCCGCCAGCCAGAACGCCCGGACGAGCTCGGGTGAGTAGGGAATCTCCATCTGCATCTCTTCCATCGGCGAAAGCGTGCCGGTGGTGAGTTTGCGGACGTACTCGGGCGTGTGGGCGAGCAGGACGTCCTGATCGGTGGCGGGCTCGGGCGCCACGAAATCGGACTCACCGGCGATGTGCTCCCGCAGCAACCGCTGGTGGATGAGGCGGTACTTCTGCGCGGGAAAGACGTGGGCGCCGATGGGCAGGTAGTAGCCGTCGCTGTAGACGAGCTTGAAGGGAAGCATGGCGGCGGGGACGCAACTTTTCGACGCGCCCTGAGTTTATACGACCACAGGAAGAAGCAAGAGAAAGGGAGCTATGAAACGTACTATCGGAATCATCTTGGCAGGGGCGCTGAGCCTGGGCACGCTGACGGCGCTGGCGCTGGAGACGGCGCCGGGCGGGTTCGGCGGCGGGCAGGGCCGCCACGGGCGCCACGGCATGCACCGCAAGATGCGCATGGAGAAGTTTGCCGAGCGCCTGAAGCTGACAGCGGAACAGAAGCAGAAGCTGGAAGCGATGCACAGCCGGCAGAAGGAGCGCATGCAGTCGCAGCGGGAGCAGGCGCGAGCGGACCACCAGG contains the following coding sequences:
- a CDS encoding histone deacetylase, with the translated sequence MLPFKLVYSDGYYLPIGAHVFPAQKYRLIHQRLLREHIAGESDFVAPEPATDQDVLLAHTPEYVRKLTTGTLSPMEEMQMEIPYSPELVRAFWLAAGGSIRAAELALQDGVAFNVGGGFHHAFPDHGEGFCMIHDVAVAIRRLQKDGKIRRAMTVDCDVHDGNGTAAIFPPVNDPHAPLPSHSPTSPAHSDTPAHGVFTISLHQQHNYPAFKPPSSIDVNLPDGATDTQYLSWLDNALASGLRRFTPDLLCYIAGADPYCEDQLGGLALTIEGLKERDELVFKAAKAHGIPVMVTYAGGYARNVQDTVTIHCNTVLAAKEILGKRLGG
- a CDS encoding periplasmic heavy metal sensor — its product is MKRTIGIILAGALSLGTLTALALETAPGGFGGGQGRHGRHGMHRKMRMEKFAERLKLTAEQKQKLEAMHSRQKERMQSQREQARADHQALQAELRKENPNQAEIQRLTSSIQQRRNQAMQERIQNQLEFNKTLTAEQRAELNKMAGEREQKRQEMRQRWEQRRQEKQQPAPTTPQQ